The following proteins are encoded in a genomic region of Streptomyces gobiensis:
- a CDS encoding terpene synthase family protein → MPQDIVLEIPFPARINPHTEAVLVRHMEWLKAAGFLSSDENIERYLTWRLVELAGRFYPDALEDDLVLGAQGQAFFFFFDDLFDSHLGESPAAAYRICYEMAALARQSPDSTWIKPSFPLARLWLDHWCRAQEGMSAAWRERAARHWEDFFLSYVTEAANRKSGALLGTDQYLKLRRLAIATEGVLDTAERCGRFEAPPEIHQSMSILEIRDITAEVVVLANDLHSLEKDQVNGELNNAILLLRSERSYSQDEAVREVRDMVHKRIARFQQLGHEIYRLCDDFALSAEQRAGTRRFLEVNRACMRGNYDWGRTTDRYSKVGIQHVKRSPRIEDTVAHTTERRPENIRLHTRQVAPAAVGSNPRSRGSRVGGNSVSGAKPTG, encoded by the coding sequence ATGCCTCAGGACATCGTTCTGGAAATTCCGTTCCCGGCGAGGATTAACCCCCACACGGAGGCCGTCCTAGTACGTCACATGGAGTGGCTGAAGGCTGCAGGGTTCCTCAGTAGTGACGAGAACATCGAGCGTTATCTGACGTGGAGGCTCGTAGAGCTCGCTGGTCGTTTCTACCCCGACGCGCTTGAGGACGACCTCGTGCTCGGGGCGCAGGGTCAGGCGTTCTTCTTCTTTTTCGATGACCTCTTCGACAGTCATCTTGGGGAAAGCCCTGCGGCCGCCTATCGTATCTGCTACGAGATGGCTGCTCTAGCCCGGCAAAGCCCGGACTCGACCTGGATCAAGCCTTCCTTCCCCCTCGCCCGCCTGTGGCTGGACCATTGGTGCCGTGCCCAAGAAGGTATGTCGGCAGCTTGGCGGGAACGCGCTGCCCGTCACTGGGAAGATTTCTTCCTGAGCTATGTCACAGAGGCGGCGAACCGTAAGAGCGGCGCCCTCCTGGGTACCGACCAGTATCTGAAGCTAAGGCGCCTAGCGATTGCTACCGAAGGGGTACTAGACACCGCCGAACGATGCGGGCGCTTCGAAGCGCCACCCGAGATCCACCAGAGCATGAGCATTCTGGAAATCCGGGACATCACCGCAGAGGTTGTTGTCCTCGCCAATGACCTGCACTCACTGGAGAAGGATCAAGTGAACGGGGAACTGAACAATGCCATCCTGTTGTTGCGCAGTGAACGAAGTTACTCACAGGATGAAGCGGTAAGAGAGGTGCGAGATATGGTCCATAAGCGCATCGCCCGGTTCCAGCAGCTAGGGCATGAGATATACAGGCTCTGTGATGACTTCGCTCTGTCAGCTGAGCAACGTGCAGGGACGCGCCGGTTCCTTGAAGTCAACCGTGCATGTATGCGCGGAAACTACGACTGGGGCCGGACCACCGACCGCTACAGCAAGGTGGGAATCCAGCACGTCAAACGTTCCCCCCGCATTGAAGACACTGTGGCTCACACAACGGAACGGAGGCCGGAGAATATCCGACTTCATACCCGACAGGTTGCGCCAGCGGCCGTCGGCTCCAACCCCCGCAGCAGGGGCAGCAGGGTAGGCGGGAATTCCGTAAGTGGGGCCAAGCCGACTGGCTAA
- a CDS encoding cytochrome P450 yields MSVFEKLRAKHGAVAPVRVTGDLPAWLVLGYREILDVVRTPSRFSHDSRIWNQLKEGRVPPDSPVLPVIGWRPDCLSADGEEHRRLRDAITESLGRFDRRGVRRHVTRFSNQLIDEFAPDGHAELLDQFAQQLPMIVLTQLLGMPEEYGPRMVEAATELVKGSEKAVSSNEYIRDVLGKLVTRKHSAPGPDLASWLISHPSQLSDDEILNHLWLVLIAANENTTSLMASTLRMVLTDERFRASLTGGHMTLPDAVEQVLWDEPPTIILPARWATGDTEIADLSIKAGDMLLLGLAAGNVDSEVRPDLSTPMHGNRSHLSFGGGPHECPGRDIARAIADTAIDTLLMRLPDLQLSVPESELRWRSSTWTRHLVSLPVKFDRRRPDSETASGISQQNPQTSLPHSVPEDSSLKETATATSTPAITERETGLSWWNSMKRWWRGR; encoded by the coding sequence ATGAGCGTGTTCGAGAAGCTACGCGCCAAACACGGCGCGGTGGCGCCCGTCCGGGTCACCGGAGATCTCCCAGCCTGGCTGGTTCTCGGCTACCGCGAGATCTTGGACGTCGTACGGACACCCAGCCGGTTCTCTCATGACTCTCGCATTTGGAACCAGTTGAAAGAAGGCAGGGTCCCACCCGACTCTCCGGTACTGCCAGTAATCGGCTGGCGACCCGACTGCCTGTCCGCAGACGGGGAGGAACACCGGCGACTACGTGACGCGATCACCGAGAGCCTGGGGCGCTTCGACCGGCGCGGGGTCCGCCGCCATGTCACCCGCTTCTCCAACCAACTGATTGATGAATTCGCCCCTGACGGGCATGCCGAGCTGCTAGACCAGTTCGCACAGCAGCTGCCCATGATTGTTCTGACCCAACTCCTCGGCATGCCCGAGGAGTACGGGCCACGCATGGTAGAGGCCGCCACCGAGCTCGTGAAAGGCTCGGAAAAGGCTGTCTCCAGCAACGAATACATCAGGGATGTGTTGGGGAAACTCGTAACCCGCAAGCATTCTGCGCCCGGCCCCGATCTAGCCTCTTGGCTGATCAGCCACCCCTCCCAGCTCAGCGATGACGAGATCCTCAACCACTTGTGGCTCGTCCTCATCGCCGCGAACGAGAACACCACCAGTCTGATGGCAAGCACGCTGCGCATGGTGCTCACAGACGAACGCTTTCGCGCATCCCTGACCGGCGGTCACATGACCCTTCCCGACGCTGTGGAACAAGTGCTGTGGGACGAACCACCGACGATCATTCTTCCAGCCCGGTGGGCCACCGGCGACACAGAAATCGCCGACCTGTCCATCAAAGCCGGGGACATGCTTCTGCTTGGCCTGGCTGCTGGCAATGTTGACTCTGAGGTCCGCCCCGACCTCAGTACCCCCATGCACGGCAACCGCTCCCACCTCTCCTTCGGCGGTGGTCCGCACGAGTGTCCAGGCCGGGATATTGCACGGGCCATCGCCGACACTGCTATTGATACCCTGCTCATGCGGTTGCCCGATCTCCAGCTATCCGTCCCTGAGAGCGAACTCCGTTGGCGTTCCTCAACTTGGACCCGTCACTTGGTCTCCCTCCCAGTGAAGTTCGACCGCCGCCGCCCCGATTCCGAAACCGCCAGCGGAATCTCCCAGCAGAACCCACAAACCTCCTTGCCACATTCGGTGCCCGAGGATTCCTCCCTCAAGGAAACGGCGACTGCAACGTCAACACCGGCGATCACCGAACGGGAAACCGGATTGTCCTGGTGGAATTCCATGAAGCGGTGGTGGCGCGGGCGGTAG
- a CDS encoding GTP-binding protein, with product MDFKTSEAVVGPRSEDTLPTSATAAVKVVIVGGFGVGKTTLVGSVSEIRPLTTEETMTQAGVGVDDIAGVERKTETTVAMDFGRISLNDELVLYLFGTPGQQRFWFLWNGLFEGALGAVVLIDTRRLEVSFDVMGRLEDQGVPFIVAINAFPDAPHYPMSELRAAMDLPDSVPMIDCDARDRASSRDALLTLMRYLHTLTTATPEPQ from the coding sequence ATGGACTTCAAAACCTCTGAGGCCGTCGTAGGTCCTCGGAGCGAAGACACCCTGCCGACCTCAGCCACCGCGGCGGTCAAAGTAGTGATCGTTGGTGGCTTCGGGGTCGGGAAGACCACACTGGTCGGTTCGGTGAGTGAGATCCGACCACTGACTACTGAGGAGACAATGACGCAGGCCGGTGTCGGCGTCGACGACATCGCCGGAGTAGAGCGCAAGACCGAGACCACCGTGGCGATGGACTTCGGCCGGATCAGCCTCAATGACGAGCTGGTGCTCTATCTGTTCGGCACCCCCGGCCAGCAGCGCTTCTGGTTCCTCTGGAACGGCCTCTTCGAAGGCGCCCTGGGCGCGGTGGTCCTGATCGACACCCGTCGACTGGAGGTCAGCTTCGATGTGATGGGACGCCTTGAGGACCAAGGCGTGCCCTTCATCGTCGCCATCAACGCCTTCCCGGATGCCCCCCACTACCCCATGTCCGAACTCCGGGCGGCCATGGACCTCCCCGACTCCGTACCCATGATCGACTGCGACGCCCGCGACCGCGCCTCCAGCCGCGATGCCCTGCTAACGCTGATGCGCTACCTGCACACCCTCACCACAGCAACCCCGGAGCCCCAGTGA
- a CDS encoding DUF742 domain-containing protein has protein sequence MSTSEQEQPRDWEEGGPERLYVITSGRSRPTEKDHLDMVTLIVTRSTPSTSLQPEHAAILRICDYPLSVAEISAYLHLPVSVVTVLLTDLLDGGHVEARAPIPATSLPDVELLEAVMHGLQNL, from the coding sequence ATGAGCACGTCAGAGCAAGAACAACCCCGGGACTGGGAGGAGGGCGGCCCCGAACGGCTCTACGTCATCACCTCCGGCCGGAGCCGCCCCACCGAAAAAGACCATCTCGACATGGTCACGCTGATCGTGACCCGGAGCACGCCCAGTACGAGCCTGCAACCGGAGCACGCGGCGATCCTCCGGATATGCGACTACCCGCTGTCCGTCGCCGAGATCTCCGCATATCTCCATCTGCCAGTCAGCGTGGTCACGGTACTGCTCACGGATCTACTGGACGGCGGCCACGTCGAGGCCCGGGCACCGATCCCGGCCACCTCGTTGCCCGATGTCGAACTTCTCGAGGCGGTGATGCATGGACTTCAAAACCTCTGA
- a CDS encoding roadblock/LC7 domain-containing protein produces the protein MDWMLEDLASSVPETRDVVVLSSDGLCMSQFGSDEDTADRLAAACAGLQSLSAAIASEFPHGDGQMQLVVIEVSGGFFYLMAAGAGAYLAVLADSGVDAGLMGQRMRDLVARIGQHLTSPPRADGQVP, from the coding sequence ATGGACTGGATGCTTGAGGACCTGGCGTCCAGCGTTCCGGAGACCCGTGACGTCGTGGTGCTGTCCTCGGACGGCTTGTGCATGTCACAGTTTGGCTCGGACGAGGACACCGCTGATCGCCTCGCGGCAGCCTGTGCAGGGCTGCAGAGCCTGTCGGCGGCCATCGCCTCGGAATTCCCGCACGGCGACGGCCAGATGCAGCTCGTCGTGATCGAGGTCAGCGGTGGCTTCTTCTACCTCATGGCGGCCGGCGCCGGGGCGTATCTCGCGGTGCTGGCCGACAGCGGCGTGGACGCCGGGCTCATGGGGCAGCGCATGCGGGACCTGGTGGCCCGGATCGGACAGCACCTCACCAGCCCGCCGCGGGCCGACGGGCAGGTCCCATGA
- a CDS encoding sensor histidine kinase, translating to MVRAGSSPGGWGPASTPMWLLPPALVAVCTAVAVSFTPSMARVQVAWLGIIATAAVAAAAGAVARRGRSIDELRRQYAEREATLYRHLADQEAETVRMAKETLPAAMGQLQQGAPAEEVLHSIVHESRVSPEFEAAHEAVLRYVLQAVEAEEGLRDSAQRAFVNIARRVQAIVHQQAQDLREMEDKHGQDPDVFGDLLHLDHGTALIGRLADSIAVLGGARPGRQWQQDVPLFNVLRGAMSRIIDYRRVDLHSVAEVGVLGRAVEPLIHALSELLDNATRYSPPQTRVHLTATEIQSGVAIEIEDAGVGLTDEARIRAERALAQNSSSGLDLNDLGESPRLGLAVVGRLSHTNDFKVSLRVSAYGGVRVVLVVPPDLLTATPAPGGAVAKAATLPPPKPRTRPGARRPETATEDPVGLPAQRNSNGLPQRRRRARTVSPHRRSKPASTAGPKSPASADPPAQAGIWLAAFQEGVSGESPPPAGPDGLRSNESEK from the coding sequence ATGGTTCGTGCCGGTTCGTCACCCGGAGGCTGGGGGCCCGCCTCCACCCCAATGTGGCTACTGCCACCCGCACTAGTGGCCGTGTGTACGGCCGTGGCGGTGTCATTCACGCCCTCAATGGCCCGTGTCCAGGTCGCCTGGCTCGGCATCATCGCAACGGCGGCAGTGGCCGCCGCAGCCGGGGCGGTGGCACGCCGGGGACGTTCGATCGACGAACTGCGCAGGCAGTACGCCGAGAGAGAGGCCACCCTGTATCGGCATCTGGCCGACCAGGAGGCCGAGACCGTACGGATGGCCAAGGAGACCCTGCCTGCGGCCATGGGCCAGCTTCAGCAAGGCGCCCCGGCTGAAGAGGTGCTGCACAGCATCGTCCATGAGTCCCGGGTCAGCCCCGAGTTCGAAGCCGCGCACGAGGCAGTACTGCGCTACGTTCTGCAAGCCGTGGAGGCCGAGGAAGGTCTGCGCGACTCCGCCCAACGAGCCTTCGTCAACATCGCCCGACGAGTCCAGGCCATTGTTCACCAACAGGCCCAGGACCTCCGTGAGATGGAGGACAAGCACGGTCAGGATCCCGACGTCTTCGGCGACCTGCTGCACCTGGACCACGGCACCGCGCTGATCGGCCGGCTGGCGGACAGCATCGCCGTACTCGGCGGCGCCCGCCCGGGCCGCCAGTGGCAGCAGGACGTACCGCTGTTCAACGTGCTGCGCGGCGCCATGTCCCGGATCATCGACTACCGGCGCGTCGATCTGCACTCGGTGGCCGAGGTCGGCGTTCTCGGACGCGCCGTCGAACCGCTGATCCACGCTCTCTCCGAGCTGCTGGACAACGCCACGCGCTATTCACCACCACAGACCCGCGTCCACCTCACCGCCACTGAGATCCAGTCCGGTGTGGCGATCGAGATCGAGGACGCCGGGGTCGGCCTGACCGATGAAGCCCGCATCCGCGCGGAGCGGGCACTGGCGCAGAACTCCAGCTCCGGGCTTGACCTCAACGACCTCGGCGAGTCACCACGACTCGGCCTGGCCGTAGTCGGCCGCCTTTCCCATACGAACGACTTCAAGGTTTCCCTGCGCGTATCCGCGTACGGCGGCGTACGCGTCGTCCTGGTCGTTCCGCCGGACTTGCTCACCGCGACTCCCGCCCCTGGTGGAGCGGTGGCCAAGGCCGCCACCCTGCCGCCGCCCAAGCCCAGAACAAGGCCGGGGGCCAGGCGGCCCGAAACGGCCACTGAAGACCCGGTGGGCCTCCCGGCCCAGCGCAACTCCAATGGACTGCCACAGCGCCGTCGGCGTGCCCGCACCGTATCCCCCCACAGGAGGTCAAAACCGGCTTCCACCGCTGGCCCCAAGTCCCCGGCGTCAGCCGATCCGCCCGCACAGGCCGGGATATGGCTGGCCGCCTTTCAGGAGGGTGTCTCCGGCGAGTCCCCACCACCAGCTGGCCCCGATGGCCTGCGCAGTAATGAGTCTGAGAAGTGA
- a CDS encoding Tex family protein, which yields MTATTVSIEARIADELGVRERQVKAAVELLDGGSTVPFIARYRKEATELLDDAQLRALEERLRYLRELEERRAAILESVRSQGKLDDALEARIRAAESKARLEDIYLPYKPKRRTKAQIAREAGLEPLADGLLLDPTVEPQAAAAAFVDADKGVADAAAALEGARAILTERFGEDADLIGELRERMWQRGRLTAKVREGKEEQGAKFADYFDFAEPFTKLPSHRVLAMLRGEKEEVLDLTLEPEEPAQPEGPTSYERSIAHRFGISDRGRPADKWLADTVRWAWRTRVLVHLGIDLRLRLRQAAEDDAVGVFATNLRDLLLAAPAGTRATMGLDPGLRTGVKVAVVDATGKVAATDTIYPHAPQKQWKEALAKLATLAREHAVELIAIGNGTASRETDKLAAELIAGQPELKLTKVMVSEAGASVYSASAFASQELPELDVSLRGAVSIARRLQDPLAELVKIDPKSIGVGQYQHDLSEVKLSRSLDAVVEDCVNGVGVDVNTASTPLLSRVSGIGATLAENIVSHRDANGPFRSRKALKEVPRLGPKAYEQCAGFLRIRGGDDPLDASSVHPEAYPVVRRMVKTTGSEVAALIGNTSALRSLKPEEFVDDVFGLPTVTDILKELEKPGRDPRPAFKTATFKEGVEKIGDLSAGMILEGVVTNVAAFGAFVDVGVHQDGLVHVSAMSKSFVKDPRDVVKPGDIVKAKVLDVDVTRKRISLTLRLDDPGTTAKPGSNSGSPGDRKPRGGAPRQRQGDRRGGGRDGGQRRAAPPANDAMADALRRAGLVDPKGGRR from the coding sequence GTGACCGCAACAACTGTGTCCATCGAAGCCAGGATCGCCGATGAGCTCGGCGTACGGGAGCGGCAGGTCAAGGCCGCCGTCGAGCTGCTCGACGGCGGCTCGACCGTGCCGTTCATCGCCCGCTACCGCAAGGAAGCCACGGAGCTGCTCGACGACGCGCAGCTGCGCGCGCTGGAGGAGCGGCTGCGCTATCTGCGGGAGCTGGAGGAGCGACGCGCGGCGATCCTGGAGTCGGTGCGCAGCCAGGGCAAACTGGACGACGCCCTGGAGGCGCGGATCCGGGCAGCCGAGTCCAAGGCCCGTCTGGAGGACATCTACCTCCCATACAAGCCCAAGCGGCGCACCAAGGCGCAGATCGCCCGCGAGGCCGGTCTGGAGCCGCTGGCCGACGGGCTGCTGCTTGATCCGACCGTGGAACCACAGGCCGCCGCAGCCGCTTTTGTGGACGCCGACAAGGGTGTCGCCGACGCGGCCGCCGCGCTGGAGGGCGCGCGGGCAATCCTCACCGAGCGGTTCGGCGAGGACGCCGACCTCATCGGTGAGCTGCGCGAGCGGATGTGGCAGCGCGGACGGCTGACCGCCAAGGTCCGGGAGGGCAAGGAGGAACAGGGCGCGAAGTTCGCCGACTACTTCGACTTCGCCGAGCCGTTCACCAAGCTGCCCTCGCACCGGGTGCTGGCCATGCTGCGCGGCGAGAAGGAGGAGGTCCTGGACCTCACCCTGGAACCGGAGGAGCCAGCGCAGCCGGAGGGCCCGACCTCGTACGAACGCTCCATCGCCCACCGCTTCGGCATCAGCGACCGGGGCCGCCCGGCCGACAAGTGGCTCGCCGACACCGTGCGCTGGGCGTGGCGCACCCGGGTGCTGGTCCACCTCGGCATCGACCTGCGACTACGGCTGCGGCAGGCCGCCGAGGACGACGCGGTGGGCGTCTTCGCCACAAACCTGCGCGACCTGCTGCTGGCCGCCCCGGCGGGCACCCGCGCCACGATGGGCCTGGACCCGGGGCTGCGTACGGGCGTCAAGGTCGCCGTGGTCGACGCCACCGGAAAGGTCGCCGCGACCGACACCATCTATCCGCACGCCCCGCAGAAGCAGTGGAAAGAGGCCCTGGCCAAACTGGCCACGCTCGCCCGGGAGCACGCTGTCGAGCTGATCGCCATCGGCAATGGCACCGCCTCCCGGGAGACCGACAAGCTGGCGGCCGAGCTCATCGCGGGGCAGCCGGAGCTGAAGCTGACCAAGGTGATGGTCTCCGAGGCGGGCGCCTCGGTGTACTCGGCCTCGGCCTTCGCCTCCCAGGAGCTGCCGGAGCTCGATGTGTCGCTGCGCGGCGCCGTCTCCATCGCCCGACGGCTGCAGGACCCGCTCGCCGAGCTGGTGAAGATCGACCCGAAGTCGATCGGTGTCGGGCAGTACCAGCACGATCTGTCCGAGGTGAAGCTGTCCCGCTCGCTGGACGCGGTGGTCGAGGACTGTGTGAACGGCGTAGGGGTGGACGTCAACACCGCCTCCACACCCCTGCTGTCCCGGGTGTCGGGCATCGGCGCCACGCTCGCCGAGAACATCGTGTCGCACCGGGACGCCAACGGCCCCTTCCGCAGCCGTAAGGCGCTCAAGGAGGTGCCGAGGCTCGGCCCGAAGGCGTATGAGCAGTGCGCGGGCTTCCTGCGGATCCGTGGCGGTGACGACCCACTGGACGCCTCCAGCGTCCACCCGGAGGCGTATCCGGTGGTGCGCCGCATGGTGAAGACAACGGGGAGCGAGGTGGCGGCGCTCATCGGCAACACTTCAGCACTGCGCTCGCTCAAACCCGAGGAGTTCGTGGACGACGTCTTCGGACTGCCGACGGTCACGGACATCCTCAAGGAGCTGGAGAAGCCGGGGCGCGACCCGCGTCCGGCCTTCAAGACGGCCACCTTCAAGGAGGGCGTGGAGAAGATCGGCGACCTCTCGGCCGGGATGATCCTGGAGGGCGTGGTCACCAATGTGGCCGCCTTCGGCGCCTTCGTCGATGTCGGTGTCCACCAGGACGGTCTGGTCCATGTGTCGGCGATGTCGAAGAGCTTCGTCAAGGACCCGCGCGATGTCGTGAAACCGGGTGACATCGTGAAGGCGAAGGTCCTCGATGTGGACGTAACACGTAAGCGGATCTCCTTGACGCTACGGCTCGACGACCCCGGCACCACAGCCAAGCCGGGTTCCAACTCCGGCTCCCCCGGCGACCGCAAGCCCCGCGGCGGGGCCCCGCGTCAACGGCAGGGCGACCGTCGCGGTGGCGGCCGGGACGGTGGCCAGCGCCGCGCGGCTCCCCCGGCGAACGACGCGATGGCCGACGCGCTGCGCCGCGCGGGGCTGGTCGACCCCAAGGGCGGCCGCCGGTAA
- a CDS encoding SCO6745 family protein, with product MTSLDERAGRRCHNVLNPLHSALYFCPELSEELTTLGLTDRSAAYFAGRSAPMGAVGPGTVAATFYSFSYDLIAKHLPAIWQTVSPEAVLAARLRAADATLRRLLGKEVIASKELAEAAELAIRATEACERGARPLYAAHADLPVPEEPHLALWHAATLLREHRGDGHLTVLLGAGLTGIQAQVSHTATGKGMSPRWVFATRGWTEEQWADAQRELRERELLDANGELTQDGVALREEIEAETDRVDRAPYEHLGAAGVERLTELATSFTLAAAEAGAFPADLLGKA from the coding sequence ATGACCTCTCTCGACGAGCGCGCCGGACGTCGCTGTCACAACGTCCTCAACCCGCTGCACTCGGCCCTCTACTTCTGCCCCGAGCTCAGCGAAGAGCTCACCACGCTGGGCCTGACCGACCGCTCCGCGGCCTATTTCGCCGGCCGGTCCGCACCGATGGGCGCGGTAGGGCCGGGCACCGTCGCCGCGACCTTCTACAGCTTCAGCTACGACCTCATCGCCAAGCATCTGCCCGCCATCTGGCAGACCGTGAGCCCCGAGGCCGTACTGGCGGCACGGCTGCGCGCCGCCGACGCCACGCTGCGGCGGCTGCTGGGCAAGGAAGTGATCGCCTCCAAGGAACTGGCCGAAGCGGCCGAGCTGGCGATACGCGCCACCGAGGCCTGCGAGCGCGGCGCCCGCCCGCTCTACGCGGCCCATGCCGATCTCCCGGTGCCCGAGGAACCACACCTCGCGCTGTGGCACGCCGCCACGCTGCTGCGTGAGCACCGCGGCGACGGACATCTCACCGTTCTGCTCGGGGCCGGGCTGACCGGCATCCAGGCGCAGGTCAGCCACACCGCCACCGGCAAGGGCATGAGCCCGCGGTGGGTCTTCGCGACCCGTGGCTGGACCGAGGAGCAGTGGGCGGACGCCCAGCGGGAGCTGCGCGAGCGGGAACTGCTGGACGCCAACGGAGAGCTGACCCAGGACGGCGTGGCCCTGCGCGAGGAGATCGAGGCCGAGACCGACCGCGTCGACCGCGCCCCCTACGAGCACCTGGGCGCGGCGGGCGTCGAGCGCCTCACCGAGCTGGCCACGAGCTTCACACTGGCCGCCGCCGAGGCGGGCGCCTTCCCCGCTGACCTGTTGGGGAAGGCCTGA